Part of the Yersinia hibernica genome, CCCGCTATTTAATTGGCGAGCGCTCGGGTAATCGGCTTAAAACTATCGATGAATTATCCGATGATTTCGGTATCTCCGTCGGAGTGGTGCAACACGCATTAAAAGTGTTGGAAGCTGAAGGCGCTATCATCGTTGAGCGCCGAGGCCGAAATGGAACCTTACTTGTTGACTTGAATATGCCGCAATTACTGCAACAGGCTGATTTGGGTAATATGGTGTGCGCCATGCCACTGCCTTACACCAAACTTTATGAAGGTTTAGCCAGCGGCTTAAGAGAGCAATTTACTTTACTTCCGCTCTATTTTGCCCATATGCGTGGGGCAGAAGTGCGAATTGAATGCCTGATAGACGGCATTTACGATATGGCCGTTGTCTCGCATCTGGCGGCTAAAAGTTATCTGGAGCAAGGGAAAGTTACTCTGGCACTGAATTTAGGAAATGGCTCCTACGTGGATGGCCACCAACTTATTTGCCGCCGTGGCGAACAAAATAATATCCGCCGCGTGGGGTTAGATCCGCGCTCACCCGACCAATGTCTGCTGACTGAAATTAAATTCTCCGGACAAGCTATCGAATTAGTCGAATTGCCTTATAGCGACTGTATCGCGCATATAAATCGTGGTGATATTGATGCTGCAATTTGGAATCTGGCTGATAATATTCCTCAAGAAGATTTACAGGCAATAAAACTGCAAGGCGATGAGCGCTATATTCAAGCCTCGCAGGCCGTTATCCTTATCCGGCCAGATAACCATCCAATCAAATTGCTGCTGGAAAAAGGGATTAATGAAACATTATTGCTGTGCCACCAGCGCGCGGTACAAAATGGTGAGATAGAGCCTCGTTATTAATCCTATTACTCTGGCAGCAAGCTAAGTTATTTTCGGGAGGCCACTCTTTGAAGATTTGTATTGATGCGCGTCTGAATATTCTTTGTCAGTCAGGGGTTGTTGACCACGATATTGGTCAAGGATTAGATCAGGTTATCAACCGGTTAGAAAATTTCTGGCAGTTACCCGTCAGTGGTTATCAAGGGGAAATGGCAATCACCCATATGGCGAATGCATTAATGCGTACCCGCCGCGGTGAAGAGATCCATGCGCTGGATCCCGCAATATTAGCGGAAATTATCCAAAGCGAAGATATTCATTATATCCGGGAGATAAACCAAGATTTATTGGCCTTTTTTTCACTGAAACCGGCAGAAAATGAAATCGGATATTTACTCGCGAACCTTTACGGTCTATACCTTTCTAGTGACACCCCTCTCCTGCGTTAATATGGCTTATTAGGGGGCATGTCCGAAACACAACATCAGGGTCTTTTTATTATAAATATTCAAAATAATAATAATTTAACAAATATCATTATGCCTCGGGCGTTCAGGACATATAATGTTTTTAAAAACCCTATTAAAACAAAATGGTAAGCTTGTTGATGCCGTAATCTCATTCTATCAGCAGGGAAAAATCTGCCCTGATAGCTACGTCATAGATGTAGAACAAACTGAAGCGAATGCCCGCTTGCTGCTACAAACTGCACATCATCACCAGGTAAAACTGTATTTGATGAGCAAACAGTTTGGCCGTAATCCAGAACTATGCCGCCGCCTGCTGGCTTGCAGTTATCAAGGCACCCGTTATCACGGCATGGTGGCCGTTGATTTTAAAGAAGCGCGACAACTTTACCGCCATGCTATTCCGGTCGCCCATATTGGCCATCTGGTACAACCGCCATCTGCCATGGTGGCGGAAATACTCCGTCAGCGGCCGGAAGTCATTACTGTTTATTCATTGGAAAAAGCGCTGGAAATATCACAAGCCGCGCATCGCCAACATATTATCCAGCCACTCATGTTAAAGGTTTACCAATCGGGGGATTTACTCTATTCCGGGCAGGAAGCTGGCTTCGAGTTAAATCATTTACCCGCAGTAATTGCGGCGCTGCAAGAAATGCCGGCGGTGCGATTGGTCGGGATAACACATTTTCCCTGCATGCTGTATGACTCTCAATCGCAACAAACTTCGCCGACGGCCAATATGCACACCTTGCTGACGGCACGGGATATTCTGCAAGCACAGGGAGTGGCGATTGAACAGATAAATGCCCCTTCAGCCACCAGTTGCACCACTTTACCCCAACTGGCCAAACTGGGCATCACACACAGTGAACCCGGTCATGCCCTTACCGGGACGATTCCTGCCAACCAACAGGGTAACCAACCAGAACAAATTTCCATGCTGTATCTGTCTGAGATTTCTCATCATTTCTCTGGCAACAGCTATTTATTTGCGGGCGGTTATTATCGCCGTAGTCATGTGAAGAATGCATTAATTTGGCATAATAACCACTTCAGCCAATCCACTATATTGCCGATTGATAATGACAGCATTGATTACTGTCTGGGTCTGGCCGGTCAATTTCCACTAGGTAGCCCGGTTATCATGAGTTTTCGTACCCAAATATTCGTGACGCGCAGTGATGTTGTTTTGATTGATGGTATTCAAAGTGGCGCTCCCCATATCCTTGGCTACTATGACAGCCAAGGTAATACACTGGGTTAATCTGTAAAAAAGCCTATTAGCCCAATACCTGAGTTTATTTAATGTATTCCCATGATAGTCTTGACTATTCATATTCACTTTCTTTGGAGCCTGCCCGATGATTAATCCCAATGGATACACCTACGCGCACGAACATCTCCATATTGATTTATCGGGCTTTAAAAATAATCTGGACTGCCGACTAGACCAATATCAACCCATCTGTGATGAAATGTGTGAGTTAGTGAGTCAAGGGGTGGTGAATATCGTCGAAGTTACCAACCGGTATATGGGCAGGAATCCGCAGTTTTTACTGAATTTGATGCGCGACAGCGGCATCAATATCATCGCCTCAACCGGCTATTACACTGACAGTTTCTACCCGCCGATGGTCCGTGAGAGTAGCGCGCAGCAACTGGCGCAAACCATGATTGATGAAATCGAAGTGGGCATTGACGGCACTGAACTAAAGGCGGGTATCATTGCAGAAATTGGCACCAGCGAGGGCGTGATTACCCCTGACGAGGCCAAAGTTTTTCATGCCGCAGCGCTGGCTCATCATGCCACTGGCCTCCCCATCTCGACCCATACCAGCTTCAGCACTATGGGATTAGAGCAAATAGCGCTACTGAAGAAACACGGTGTGCCGCTGGCCCGTGT contains:
- the yhfZ gene encoding GntR family transcriptional regulator YhfZ — encoded protein: MSKKFIKKEGLALVSMARYLIGERSGNRLKTIDELSDDFGISVGVVQHALKVLEAEGAIIVERRGRNGTLLVDLNMPQLLQQADLGNMVCAMPLPYTKLYEGLASGLREQFTLLPLYFAHMRGAEVRIECLIDGIYDMAVVSHLAAKSYLEQGKVTLALNLGNGSYVDGHQLICRRGEQNNIRRVGLDPRSPDQCLLTEIKFSGQAIELVELPYSDCIAHINRGDIDAAIWNLADNIPQEDLQAIKLQGDERYIQASQAVILIRPDNHPIKLLLEKGINETLLLCHQRAVQNGEIEPRY
- a CDS encoding PRD domain-containing protein, whose product is MKICIDARLNILCQSGVVDHDIGQGLDQVINRLENFWQLPVSGYQGEMAITHMANALMRTRRGEEIHALDPAILAEIIQSEDIHYIREINQDLLAFFSLKPAENEIGYLLANLYGLYLSSDTPLLR
- a CDS encoding YhfX family PLP-dependent enzyme, yielding MFLKTLLKQNGKLVDAVISFYQQGKICPDSYVIDVEQTEANARLLLQTAHHHQVKLYLMSKQFGRNPELCRRLLACSYQGTRYHGMVAVDFKEARQLYRHAIPVAHIGHLVQPPSAMVAEILRQRPEVITVYSLEKALEISQAAHRQHIIQPLMLKVYQSGDLLYSGQEAGFELNHLPAVIAALQEMPAVRLVGITHFPCMLYDSQSQQTSPTANMHTLLTARDILQAQGVAIEQINAPSATSCTTLPQLAKLGITHSEPGHALTGTIPANQQGNQPEQISMLYLSEISHHFSGNSYLFAGGYYRRSHVKNALIWHNNHFSQSTILPIDNDSIDYCLGLAGQFPLGSPVIMSFRTQIFVTRSDVVLIDGIQSGAPHILGYYDSQGNTLG
- a CDS encoding phosphotriesterase-related protein; protein product: MINPNGYTYAHEHLHIDLSGFKNNLDCRLDQYQPICDEMCELVSQGVVNIVEVTNRYMGRNPQFLLNLMRDSGINIIASTGYYTDSFYPPMVRESSAQQLAQTMIDEIEVGIDGTELKAGIIAEIGTSEGVITPDEAKVFHAAALAHHATGLPISTHTSFSTMGLEQIALLKKHGVPLARVVIGHCDLKEQPELIMKMIDMGVYVQFDTIGKNSYFPDERRVAMLVMLAERGLLDKVMLSMDITRRSHLKANGGTGFSYLIDSFVPMLLAAGISPEQVEIMLRHNPNKFFTTQGK